One segment of Schistocerca cancellata isolate TAMUIC-IGC-003103 chromosome 2, iqSchCanc2.1, whole genome shotgun sequence DNA contains the following:
- the LOC126161339 gene encoding protein charybde-like isoform X1, whose product MEVLPCPVTVDFSNYTGEERSSPDYADDEWWSQSHGDDDEEGAEAVRALARRLEAELRAAKTAQLSRSEVLLPADLLPRVARCVLHQADSEPCGLRGCTLFINFETDQECRRIGTVKCDPSTVSTFELFLTLKQDCSSWHSILPQFLKNLARRGTIMISRDFTLTKKKLFRSYSE is encoded by the exons ATGGAGGTTCTACCCTGCCCAGTCACTGTTGACTTCTCCAACTACACAG GAGAGGAGAGGAGTAGCCCCGACTACGCGGACGACGAGTGGTGGTCGCAATCGCACGGCGACGACGACGAGGAGGGCGCGGAGGCGGTGCGTGCTCTGGCCCGGCGGCTCGAGGCCGAACTGCGGGCGGCCAAGACCGCTCAGCTGTCCCGCAGCGAAGTTCTGCTGCCCGCCGACCTGCTGCCCCGCGTCGCGCGCTGCGTCCTGCACCAGGCCGACAGCGAGCCTTGCGGACTCAG AGGCTgcacacttttcattaatttcgAGACGGACCAAGAATGCAGGCGAATTGGAACAGTGAAATGCGACCCCAGCACTGTTTCGACGTTCGAGCTCTTCTTGACTCTCAAACAAGACTGCAGTTCCTGGCATTCAATACTGCCACAGTTTCTCAA GAATCTTGCGCGGCGTGGCACAATAATGATCAGCCGGGACTTCACACTCACCAAGAAGAAACTCTTCCGTTCCTACTCAGAGTAG
- the LOC126161339 gene encoding protein charybde-like isoform X2 has product MEVLTCSVTGKFSGIRGEERSSPDYADDEWWSQSHGDDDEEGAEAVRALARRLEAELRAAKTAQLSRSEVLLPADLLPRVARCVLHQADSEPCGLRGCTLFINFETDQECRRIGTVKCDPSTVSTFELFLTLKQDCSSWHSILPQFLKNLARRGTIMISRDFTLTKKKLFRSYSE; this is encoded by the exons ATGGAAGTGCTCACGTGTTCGGTTACCGGCAAATTCTCAGGAATCAGAG GAGAGGAGAGGAGTAGCCCCGACTACGCGGACGACGAGTGGTGGTCGCAATCGCACGGCGACGACGACGAGGAGGGCGCGGAGGCGGTGCGTGCTCTGGCCCGGCGGCTCGAGGCCGAACTGCGGGCGGCCAAGACCGCTCAGCTGTCCCGCAGCGAAGTTCTGCTGCCCGCCGACCTGCTGCCCCGCGTCGCGCGCTGCGTCCTGCACCAGGCCGACAGCGAGCCTTGCGGACTCAG AGGCTgcacacttttcattaatttcgAGACGGACCAAGAATGCAGGCGAATTGGAACAGTGAAATGCGACCCCAGCACTGTTTCGACGTTCGAGCTCTTCTTGACTCTCAAACAAGACTGCAGTTCCTGGCATTCAATACTGCCACAGTTTCTCAA GAATCTTGCGCGGCGTGGCACAATAATGATCAGCCGGGACTTCACACTCACCAAGAAGAAACTCTTCCGTTCCTACTCAGAGTAG